The Sulfitobacter indolifex genome contains the following window.
TCGCGCACCGGGGCCGAGGCGACCGCCGCTGAGATCACCGCTATGGGCAGTCACGCTGTAGCCCTACAGGCGGACCTCTTGGATGATGCCGCGACCGAAGCGCTTTTGCCCCGCGCGGCAGAGGTGCTTGGCTGGCCGATCACCTGCCTTGTGAACAACGCCTCAATCTTTGAACATGACGATATCACCAGCGCCAGCCGCGAGAGTTGGGACCGGCATATGGGCAGCAACCTGCGCGCACCCTTCGTGCTGACGCAGGCGATGGCGGGGCAGGGGCTACGGCCTGAATTGGACGCCAAGGGAGAGCCGCGTGCGACAGGTCTGATCGTCAATATGCTTGACCAGCGGGTCCGTAATCTCACGCCGGAATTCATGACCTACACCATCGCCAAGATGGGCCTTTGGGCGATGACGCGCACCACCGCGCAGGCGCTGGCTCCGGCGATCCGCGTCAATGGCATCGGCCCTGGCCCTACTTTGCAGGGCCATCATCAAGCTGCCGAAGACTTCGCCACACAGCGCCGCAACACGGTTCTCGCCCGGGGCGCCAATCCTGAGGATATCACGGCCGCACTGGGGTATTTTATCGATTCTCCAGGGGTCACAGGCCAATTGATCTGCACCGATGGGGGGGAACATTTGCAGTGGGATACAAGCCCCAAAAGCCCCCGAAACTGACCGCGATGCGAGAAGTTTTGCACGTCCTTAACCTGTGTAACCAAAGTGTTACCGAAACCCCTTTGTTTTCAGAGGCTTGTTTCAGGGTAAACAAAAGAGTGAATGAAATCAGGGGTTTGTGGGAGTGCCTAAAAAATAGGCAAATCAGTGAACCATGTTAAAAACAAAGAGAAATCCGAGATGCCCAGAAGTTATCGTCAGACTTATCCACATCTTCGGTGGACATGTTAAAGCTTGCCCCCATTGCCGTCCTATTGCAGCGAAGCACGAGAATCAGCGCATAATATGACCACGCCCAACGACAGCCCACCGCCACAAGGCCGTAAGGTGATTCAGGCCTATTTGAAGTCGCTCGATTCGTCGCCGGGCGTCTACCGGATGCTCGATTCGGAAAGCCGCGTGCTCTATGTCGGGAAGGCCCGGAACCTGCGGGCGCGGGTGTCGTCCTATGCGCGGCCCACGGGGCATTCGGGCCGCATATCGCGGATGATCGCCAATACCGCCTCGATGATGTTTCTGACGACCAAGACGGAAACCGAGGCGCTGCTGCTTGAGCAGAACCTGATCAAACAGCTCAAGCCCAAGTTCAACGTGCTGCTGCGCGACGACAAGAGCTTTCCTAACATCCTTGTCACCGCCGACCACGACTATCCGCAGATCAAGAAACACCGCGGCGCGAAGAAAGAGAAGGGCAGCTACTACGGCCCCTTCGCCAGCGCGGGGGCAGTGAACCGCACGCTGAACCAGTTGCAGCGGGTGTTCCTGTTGCGCGACTGTTCCAATTCGATGTTCGACAGCCGCACGCGGCCTTGCTTGCAGCACCAGATCAAACGCTGCTCTGCCCCCTGTGTGGGTAAAATATCTGCCGAGGATTACCGTCAGACCGTGCGCGATGCCGAGCGGTTCCTCAGCGGGAAGTCGACCGAAATTCAGGGCCGGCTGGCGCGGGACATGGCCGAAGCGTCAGAAGCGATGGAGTTTGAACGCGCCGCCGCGCTCCGCGACCGGATCAAGGCGCTGACGCAGGTGCAGACCGCTCAGGGCATCAATCCGCAGGGTGTGAATGAGGCCGACATTATCGCGCTGCATATGGAAGGCGGCCAAGCTTGTGTGCAGGTCTTCTTCATCCGTGCCAATCAGAACTGGGGCAACCGTGATTACTACCCCCGCGTTGGAGCCGATGTTGATGCCGCCGAGGTCTTGGAGGCCTTCATCGGCCAGTTCTATGATACCCGCGAGCCACCGCGCCAGTTGATCCTGAGCAACGAGATCGAAAACCCCGATCTGATGGCCGAGGCGCTCAGCGGTAAGATCGGTCGCAAGGTTGAACTGCTGGTGCCGCAGCGGGGCGAAAAGGCCGAGCTGGTTGACGGCGCGCTGCGCAATGCCCGCGAAAGCCTTGCCCGCAAGATGGCCGAGACAGCGACGCAAACCAAATTGCTTCAAGGGCTGGTTGAGGCCTTTGACCTCCCTAGGTCGCCCGAGCGGATCGAAGTTTACGACAACTCGCACATCCAAGGCACCAATGCCGTTGGCGCGATGATCGTGGCCGGCCCCGAAGGCATGATGAAAAACCAATACCGCAAGTTCAACATCCGCGGCGATGACCTGACCCCTGGTGACGACTTTGGCATGATGAAAGAGGTGCTGCATCGGCGCTTCAAACGGCTCATCAAAGAAGATCCGGACCGCAGCCGGGGCCTTTGGCCCGATCTTTTACTGATCGACGGGGGCGCGGGGCAGGTGAGCGCGGTGGCCTCCATCATGGCGCAGCATGGGGTTGAGGACATACCGATGGTTGGTGTGGCCAAGGGTATCGACCGCGATGCGGGCAAGGAAGAGTTCCACCGCGTCGGCAAGCGCGTCATGGCACTGCGGCACAATGATCCGGTGCTGTATTTCGTGCAGCGTTTGCGTGACGAGGCGCACCGTTTTGCCATCGGCACCCACCGTGCGAAACGCGCCAAGGGGATCAGCGCCACGCCGCTTGATGATGTGCCGGGCGTGGGCGCTGCACGCAAACGCGCGCTTTTGGCGCATTTCGGTTCGGCCAAGGCCGTGGGCCGGGCGAATCTCAGTGACCTCAAGGCTGTAGAGGGGGTGTCGGATGCGCTTGCAGAAACGATCTATGGCTATTTTCATGAGAAGGGTTAGGTACGTGCCCGCCGAAGGGCGGAGCGCTGGCGCGGTTTCGTCCTTTCAGCCGTCAACGGCGCGCGATAGGATGACGTTATGAAATGGAATTTGCCCAATATCTTGACCCTGCTCCGGCTGGTTGCGGCCCCCGGTGTGGCGGTCATGTTTCTCTATTTTACGCGGCCCTATGCCGACTGGTTCGCTTTGGTGCTCTTCGTAAGCGCAGCGGTGACGGATTGGTTTGACGGCTACCTTGCCCGCGCGTGGGGGCAAGAGACCAAACTGGGTGCGATGCTCGACCCGATTGCCGATAAGGCGATGGTCGTAATCGCACTGATGGTAATCGTGGCATTCTCAAGCTGGTCACCGTGGCTGGTGCTGCCCGCGACGCTGATCCTGTTCCGTGAGGTCTTTGTTTCGGGCTTGCGGGAGTATCTGGGCGATGTGGCCGGCACACTGAAGGTCACGCAACTGGCCAAGTGGAAGACGACGCTACAGATGATCGCGATTGCCGTGCTGTTCTCACAAGGCGTGTTCGAGCATTACCTTGGGATGAGCGTTTTCGGCATGGACCAGCAGATGATCGAAGCAATCCTTGATGGCGAGGTCGAAGATACTTTGGGACTGGGCTGGAAGCTGGCCGGGATGGAATGGGCAGGGCTGTTGGGTCTGGTCCTGCTGTGGATCGCGGCGGTGCTGACCGCCATCACCGGCTTTGACTACCTGCGCAAGGCGCTGCCACATCTGAAGGAGCCACGCTGATGGATGTTCTGTATTTCGCTTGGGTCCGCGAACGGATCGGCCTGCCGCGTGAGCAGGTGGAGAGCCAAGCCACCACCGTGGCCGAACTGATCGAGGAATTGCGCGGGCGCGAAGAACGCTATGCGCTGGCCTTTTCTGACCTCACCGCACTTCGCGTGGCAGTGGATCAGGAATTGACGGATTTCGACGCGCCGCTCCAAGGCGCCCGCGAAGTGGCCTTTTTCCCACCGATGACCGGGGGCTGACCCATGCGCGTTTTGGTTCAGGAAGCGCCCTTTGATCTGGCCGAGGAAACCGCGCGCTTTGCCAAGGGCGAGGGCGGCAGTGGTGCGATT
Protein-coding sequences here:
- the moaD gene encoding molybdopterin converting factor subunit 1 — translated: MMDVLYFAWVRERIGLPREQVESQATTVAELIEELRGREERYALAFSDLTALRVAVDQELTDFDAPLQGAREVAFFPPMTGG
- the pgsA gene encoding CDP-diacylglycerol--glycerol-3-phosphate 3-phosphatidyltransferase, which gives rise to MKWNLPNILTLLRLVAAPGVAVMFLYFTRPYADWFALVLFVSAAVTDWFDGYLARAWGQETKLGAMLDPIADKAMVVIALMVIVAFSSWSPWLVLPATLILFREVFVSGLREYLGDVAGTLKVTQLAKWKTTLQMIAIAVLFSQGVFEHYLGMSVFGMDQQMIEAILDGEVEDTLGLGWKLAGMEWAGLLGLVLLWIAAVLTAITGFDYLRKALPHLKEPR
- a CDS encoding SDR family oxidoreductase, encoding MRRALVTGAGQRLGRAMALYLGQRGFDVAVHYATSRTGAEATAAEITAMGSHAVALQADLLDDAATEALLPRAAEVLGWPITCLVNNASIFEHDDITSASRESWDRHMGSNLRAPFVLTQAMAGQGLRPELDAKGEPRATGLIVNMLDQRVRNLTPEFMTYTIAKMGLWAMTRTTAQALAPAIRVNGIGPGPTLQGHHQAAEDFATQRRNTVLARGANPEDITAALGYFIDSPGVTGQLICTDGGEHLQWDTSPKSPRN
- the uvrC gene encoding excinuclease ABC subunit UvrC, yielding MTTPNDSPPPQGRKVIQAYLKSLDSSPGVYRMLDSESRVLYVGKARNLRARVSSYARPTGHSGRISRMIANTASMMFLTTKTETEALLLEQNLIKQLKPKFNVLLRDDKSFPNILVTADHDYPQIKKHRGAKKEKGSYYGPFASAGAVNRTLNQLQRVFLLRDCSNSMFDSRTRPCLQHQIKRCSAPCVGKISAEDYRQTVRDAERFLSGKSTEIQGRLARDMAEASEAMEFERAAALRDRIKALTQVQTAQGINPQGVNEADIIALHMEGGQACVQVFFIRANQNWGNRDYYPRVGADVDAAEVLEAFIGQFYDTREPPRQLILSNEIENPDLMAEALSGKIGRKVELLVPQRGEKAELVDGALRNARESLARKMAETATQTKLLQGLVEAFDLPRSPERIEVYDNSHIQGTNAVGAMIVAGPEGMMKNQYRKFNIRGDDLTPGDDFGMMKEVLHRRFKRLIKEDPDRSRGLWPDLLLIDGGAGQVSAVASIMAQHGVEDIPMVGVAKGIDRDAGKEEFHRVGKRVMALRHNDPVLYFVQRLRDEAHRFAIGTHRAKRAKGISATPLDDVPGVGAARKRALLAHFGSAKAVGRANLSDLKAVEGVSDALAETIYGYFHEKG